Proteins encoded within one genomic window of Pedobacter africanus:
- a CDS encoding DEAD/DEAH box helicase: MINPFSKLGISDDVVNAVKDLGFENPTPIQEQSIPVLLEGNNDFVGLAQTGTGKTAAFGLPLLELIDFKSNKPQALILCPTRELCLQITSDIKNFSKNTPGANVVAVYGGANIMQQLREIRNGVQIVVATPGRMLDIIGRKAIDFSNVKYVVLDEADEMLNMGFQEDINDILSTTPDDKKTWLFSATMPPEVRRIARNYMDSPVELTMGTKNTGNVNIEHEYYVVRARDKYAALKRIVDFNPEIFGVVFCKTKLDTQDVAEHLIKDGYNADALHGDLSQQQRDKVMQRFRDRNMQLLIATDVAARGIDVNNVTHVINYSLPDEIESYTHRSGRTGRAGKTGISICIVNSKELGKIRQIERIIGKQFTKAALPTGFDVCEKQLFALVHKVHNVEVNENQIEQYIPRIMDEFAELTKEEVIKRFASLEFNRFLEYYKNAPDLNASDERGERGERGERGDRGPRTSDGYTRLFINLGSVDDFTRGDLLSFVCNNGKISGKSIGKIDLKGVYSFFEVESGAVDSLFNNFKGVEFNNRGVRIEKTADGDGGGGRSRGGFGGGRRDGGSYGGGRRDGGERRSYGGKREGSNSGGGFRDFSGRSREDRGGSGRRDGGSDRKRRS; the protein is encoded by the coding sequence ATGATAAACCCATTTAGTAAATTGGGGATAAGTGATGACGTTGTTAATGCTGTAAAGGATTTAGGTTTCGAAAATCCAACACCTATTCAGGAACAAAGTATTCCTGTGCTGTTAGAGGGCAATAACGATTTTGTTGGTTTGGCCCAAACAGGAACAGGAAAAACAGCCGCATTTGGTTTGCCGCTGTTAGAATTGATAGACTTCAAAAGCAATAAGCCTCAGGCATTGATTTTATGCCCTACAAGAGAGCTCTGCTTGCAGATTACTAGCGACATCAAGAATTTCTCAAAAAACACCCCTGGTGCTAATGTTGTTGCCGTTTATGGCGGTGCAAACATTATGCAGCAATTGCGTGAAATTAGAAACGGTGTACAAATTGTAGTGGCTACACCGGGCCGTATGTTAGACATCATTGGCCGTAAAGCCATAGATTTCAGTAATGTGAAATATGTAGTGCTCGACGAAGCAGATGAAATGCTGAACATGGGCTTCCAGGAAGACATTAATGATATTTTGTCGACCACACCTGATGACAAAAAAACATGGCTATTCTCGGCAACTATGCCTCCTGAGGTAAGAAGGATAGCCAGGAACTACATGGACTCACCGGTTGAACTGACCATGGGTACCAAAAACACAGGTAACGTAAATATTGAGCACGAATACTATGTAGTACGCGCAAGAGATAAATACGCAGCTTTAAAACGTATTGTTGACTTTAACCCTGAAATTTTCGGTGTTGTTTTCTGCAAAACCAAGCTCGATACACAAGATGTAGCTGAGCACTTGATTAAAGATGGTTACAATGCCGATGCGCTGCACGGAGATTTATCTCAGCAGCAGCGCGACAAGGTAATGCAGCGTTTCCGCGACCGTAACATGCAATTGTTAATTGCAACCGATGTTGCTGCCCGTGGTATTGACGTAAACAATGTGACCCACGTAATTAACTACTCCTTACCAGACGAGATTGAAAGTTATACCCACCGTAGCGGCCGTACGGGTCGTGCAGGAAAAACAGGTATCTCTATCTGTATCGTAAATTCGAAAGAATTGGGTAAGATCCGTCAGATCGAAAGGATCATTGGTAAGCAGTTTACAAAAGCTGCCCTCCCAACCGGATTTGACGTTTGTGAAAAACAATTGTTTGCCCTTGTTCACAAAGTTCACAATGTTGAAGTGAACGAAAACCAGATTGAGCAGTACATCCCGCGTATTATGGATGAGTTTGCTGAATTGACTAAAGAAGAAGTCATCAAACGTTTTGCATCTTTAGAGTTTAACCGCTTTTTAGAATACTATAAAAACGCGCCAGACCTGAACGCCTCAGACGAACGTGGAGAACGCGGTGAGCGCGGAGAGCGTGGCGACAGAGGCCCAAGGACAAGTGACGGTTATACCCGCCTGTTCATTAACCTGGGTTCTGTTGACGACTTCACCAGGGGCGATTTACTTTCTTTTGTATGCAACAATGGGAAGATCAGCGGGAAGAGTATAGGTAAAATAGATCTTAAAGGCGTTTACTCCTTCTTTGAAGTAGAAAGCGGTGCCGTTGATTCTTTATTCAACAACTTTAAAGGCGTTGAATTTAACAACCGCGGTGTAAGGATCGAAAAAACAGCTGACGGTGACGGCGGCGGTGGCCGTAGTCGCGGTGGTTTTGGCGGAGGAAGACGTGATGGTGGAAGCTATGGTGGCGGAAGACGTGATGGTGGAGAGCGCAGAAGTTATGGCGGAAAACGTGAAGGAAGTAACAGCGGTGGTGGTTTCAGGGATTTCTCTGGAAGAAGCCGTGAAGACAGAGGCGGTAGTGGTCGTCGTGATGGCGGAAGCGATAGAAAACGCAGATCTTAA
- a CDS encoding NAD(P)H-dependent glycerol-3-phosphate dehydrogenase — MIPKVAMIGGGSWATAIIKMLSDNFSAKEIYWWMRNADSIAHLQKYKHNPNYLSSVEIRIPEDNISDDIAAIIGKADYIVLNVPAAFLKETLAGISPEQLKGKKVISAIKGIVPDENQIIGEFLNQKYQVPLSDILVISGPCHAEEVALEKLSYLTIASVNVGLAGFFANLLNTRYIKTNVSDDIFGTEYAAVLKNIYAVASGICHGVGYGDNFQAVLISNAIREIKRFVDAVHPISRDIMESAYLGDLLVTAYSQFSRNRTFGNMIGKGYTVKSAQLEMNMVAEGYYAASCMHFINKKYKVDMPISRAVYAILYEKHSPHIEMRLLTEQLS, encoded by the coding sequence ATGATACCTAAAGTCGCAATGATTGGTGGAGGTAGTTGGGCTACTGCTATTATAAAAATGCTCTCTGATAACTTTTCAGCTAAAGAAATTTACTGGTGGATGCGCAATGCCGATTCTATAGCACACCTGCAGAAATATAAGCACAATCCAAATTACCTGAGCTCTGTAGAGATCAGAATTCCTGAAGACAATATCTCGGACGACATTGCTGCTATTATTGGTAAGGCAGATTATATTGTATTGAATGTTCCGGCCGCTTTTCTTAAAGAGACTTTAGCTGGCATCTCGCCAGAACAGCTTAAAGGGAAGAAGGTGATCTCGGCCATTAAGGGCATTGTACCAGATGAGAACCAGATCATCGGCGAATTCCTTAACCAGAAATACCAGGTGCCTCTCTCAGATATTCTGGTGATTAGCGGCCCTTGTCATGCCGAAGAGGTGGCACTGGAAAAGTTATCCTATCTGACCATCGCCTCTGTAAATGTCGGGTTGGCCGGCTTTTTTGCCAACCTGCTCAATACCAGGTATATTAAAACCAATGTTTCAGATGATATATTTGGTACAGAATACGCTGCCGTATTGAAGAATATCTATGCTGTGGCCAGCGGCATATGCCATGGTGTGGGCTATGGTGATAATTTTCAGGCAGTTTTAATTTCCAATGCCATCAGGGAGATCAAACGGTTTGTAGATGCGGTTCATCCGATTTCAAGGGACATCATGGAATCTGCTTACCTGGGCGATCTGCTGGTGACTGCCTATTCGCAGTTTAGCCGTAACCGCACATTCGGAAACATGATAGGGAAGGGATATACGGTAAAATCGGCTCAGCTAGAGATGAATATGGTGGCTGAGGGTTATTACGCTGCCAGCTGCATGCATTTTATCAATAAAAAATATAAAGTGGATATGCCGATCAGCAGGGCAGTTTACGCCATTTTATATGAAAAACATTCGCCCCATATTGAAATGCGCCTGCTCACAGAACAGTTGAGTTAA
- a CDS encoding putative signal transducing protein — protein MDKIIIFETFYNPIEANIVKARLMDSGVQCFLSDENTITINPLYTQALGGVKLHLFEKDAERARSILQAEEGEIPLTEEAEAATVAVCPNCGSSNVGYVQATKKRFGPFTVIVSLLLMIYPFHAKKTHHCFNCQNEF, from the coding sequence ATGGATAAGATCATTATTTTTGAAACCTTTTACAACCCTATAGAGGCCAATATTGTAAAAGCCAGATTAATGGATAGTGGTGTACAATGCTTTCTTTCGGATGAAAATACCATTACCATTAACCCTTTGTACACGCAGGCATTGGGTGGTGTTAAACTACACCTGTTTGAAAAAGATGCGGAGCGGGCCAGAAGTATCCTTCAGGCAGAGGAAGGAGAAATCCCATTAACAGAAGAAGCCGAGGCCGCTACTGTTGCTGTTTGCCCGAACTGTGGTTCTTCCAATGTGGGTTATGTACAGGCTACTAAAAAACGTTTCGGGCCATTTACTGTAATTGTTTCTTTGTTGTTAATGATCTATCCATTTCATGCGAAAAAAACACACCACTGTTTCAATTGCCAGAATGAGTTTTAA
- a CDS encoding aconitate hydratase has protein sequence MAFDIEMIKKVYANFGPRVEAARKLVGRPLTLSEKILYAHLWEGNTNTSYNRGVDYVDFAPDRVAMQDATAQMALLQFMQAGRPKVAVPSTVHCDHLITAKLGAAIDLPAANTESKEVFDFLSSVSNKYGIGFWKPGAGIIHQVVLENYAFPGGMMIGTDSHTVNAGGLGMVAIGVGGADACDVMAGLPWELKFPKLIGVKLTGKLNGWTSPKDVILKVAGILTVKGGTGAIVEYFGDGAKNLSCTGKGTICNMGAEIGATTSTFGYDESMERYLRATNRADVADAANAIAAHLTGDAEVYAEPEKYFDQLIEINLSELEPYLNGPFTPDLATPISKMKEVAAANGWPLKVEWGLIGSCTNSSYEDLSRAASIAKQAVDKGLTTKAEFGINPGSEQVRYTANRDGLLATFEDLNATIFTNACGPCIGMWDRVGAEKQEKNTIVHSFNRNFAKRADGNPNTYAFVTSPEVVAAIAIAGDLGFNPLTDTLTNNKGEQVKLDPPKGDELPVNGYAVEDAGYQEPAKDGSGVQVIVSPTSHRLQLLDPFAAWEGTDLKGLKLLIKAKGKCTTDHISMAGPWLKFRGHLDNISNNMLIGAVNFFNEKTDNVKNELTGEYGPVPATQRAYKAAGIGSIVVGDENYGEGSSREHAAMEPRHLGVRAVLVKSFARIHETNLKKQGMLGLTFANKDDYDKILEDDAIDIIGLTTFTPNVPLTLVLNHADGTKEEIVVNHSYNAQQIEWFKAGGALNIIRREAAAKNA, from the coding sequence ATGGCTTTTGATATAGAAATGATCAAAAAGGTGTATGCAAACTTTGGCCCCCGTGTAGAGGCGGCCCGTAAATTAGTAGGCAGACCTTTAACACTTTCAGAAAAAATACTTTATGCCCACCTTTGGGAGGGAAATACGAACACTTCTTACAACAGGGGTGTGGATTATGTGGATTTTGCTCCTGACCGTGTGGCCATGCAAGATGCTACTGCCCAAATGGCATTGTTACAGTTTATGCAGGCTGGCCGGCCTAAAGTCGCCGTTCCTTCGACAGTACACTGCGACCACCTGATTACCGCCAAGCTTGGTGCGGCAATTGACTTGCCTGCGGCCAATACAGAAAGCAAGGAGGTGTTCGACTTTTTGTCTTCAGTATCTAACAAATATGGCATTGGTTTCTGGAAACCAGGTGCTGGTATCATCCACCAGGTAGTGTTGGAAAACTATGCTTTCCCCGGCGGTATGATGATCGGTACGGACTCACATACTGTAAATGCAGGTGGCTTGGGTATGGTGGCCATCGGTGTTGGTGGTGCTGATGCCTGTGATGTAATGGCGGGATTGCCATGGGAGCTTAAATTCCCTAAGCTGATTGGTGTTAAATTAACCGGAAAGCTAAACGGCTGGACCTCTCCAAAAGATGTAATCCTTAAAGTTGCAGGTATATTAACCGTAAAAGGTGGTACTGGCGCTATTGTTGAATATTTTGGTGATGGTGCTAAAAACCTGAGTTGTACAGGTAAAGGAACCATTTGTAACATGGGTGCCGAAATTGGTGCAACCACTTCTACTTTTGGTTACGATGAAAGCATGGAGCGCTATTTGCGCGCTACCAACAGGGCTGATGTAGCCGATGCTGCAAATGCAATAGCCGCTCACTTAACAGGTGATGCAGAAGTTTATGCAGAACCGGAAAAATATTTTGACCAGCTGATCGAGATTAACCTGTCGGAACTGGAGCCTTACCTGAATGGTCCTTTTACACCTGACCTGGCTACACCTATTTCTAAAATGAAAGAAGTAGCCGCAGCAAATGGCTGGCCTTTGAAAGTGGAATGGGGACTGATCGGTTCTTGCACCAACTCTTCTTATGAAGATTTATCAAGGGCGGCATCTATTGCCAAACAGGCGGTAGACAAAGGCTTAACTACAAAAGCGGAGTTTGGTATCAATCCGGGCTCTGAGCAGGTACGCTATACTGCAAACCGTGACGGCCTGCTGGCTACTTTTGAAGATTTAAATGCTACCATTTTTACCAATGCCTGCGGACCATGCATCGGTATGTGGGACAGGGTTGGTGCCGAAAAACAAGAAAAGAACACCATCGTTCACTCGTTTAACAGGAATTTCGCCAAACGTGCCGATGGCAACCCTAATACTTATGCCTTCGTAACTTCTCCGGAAGTGGTAGCAGCGATTGCGATTGCGGGAGATCTTGGCTTTAACCCTTTAACTGATACACTGACCAACAATAAAGGTGAGCAGGTGAAATTAGATCCGCCGAAAGGCGATGAACTACCGGTAAACGGCTATGCTGTTGAAGATGCCGGTTACCAGGAGCCCGCCAAAGATGGCAGCGGTGTACAGGTGATTGTTTCACCTACCTCACACAGGTTGCAATTGCTTGATCCCTTTGCTGCATGGGAAGGCACCGACTTAAAAGGTTTGAAATTATTGATCAAAGCTAAAGGAAAATGTACAACAGACCATATTTCTATGGCTGGTCCATGGTTGAAGTTCCGCGGTCACCTGGACAATATCTCTAACAACATGCTGATCGGTGCAGTGAACTTCTTCAATGAAAAAACTGACAACGTTAAAAACGAACTGACAGGTGAATATGGTCCAGTGCCAGCAACGCAACGTGCCTATAAAGCCGCTGGTATTGGCTCTATTGTAGTAGGTGATGAAAACTACGGTGAAGGTTCGAGCCGGGAGCATGCCGCAATGGAGCCCCGTCACCTTGGTGTGCGTGCGGTATTGGTAAAATCTTTTGCCCGTATTCATGAAACCAACCTGAAAAAACAGGGTATGCTGGGTTTAACTTTTGCAAACAAAGACGATTACGATAAAATCTTAGAAGATGACGCCATAGACATTATTGGCCTGACAACTTTTACACCGAACGTTCCGTTAACCCTGGTCCTGAACCATGCAGACGGCACTAAAGAAGAGATTGTTGTTAATCATAGCTACAATGCACAGCAAATCGAATGGTTTAAAGCAGGGGGTGCATTGAACATTATCCGCAGAGAAGCCGCTGCTAAAAACGCATAA
- a CDS encoding DUF3575 domain-containing protein, with amino-acid sequence MKKFLLCALTAFTFCSVKAQEVKNTIKINPLSALLRTGSVFYERKVDDGMSVQLGVAYTGIKLDDTKFTGLAVTPEVRFYLKKHAPAGLYAAPFLRYQNYTVSDDADEGKYTSFGGGAVMGYQWVFGSGFALDLFFGPSYNNGNYKASSGSDEPEIKGGIEGFGLRTGVTIGFGF; translated from the coding sequence ATGAAGAAATTTCTATTGTGTGCTTTAACTGCATTCACATTTTGCAGTGTAAAAGCGCAGGAAGTAAAAAACACCATTAAAATTAATCCGTTAAGTGCATTGCTGCGTACCGGATCTGTATTCTATGAAAGAAAAGTAGACGATGGCATGTCTGTCCAACTTGGAGTAGCCTATACTGGTATCAAACTGGACGACACTAAATTTACTGGTCTTGCCGTTACACCGGAAGTACGTTTTTACCTGAAAAAACATGCACCTGCCGGTTTATATGCAGCCCCATTTTTAAGGTATCAGAATTATACGGTATCTGATGATGCAGACGAAGGTAAATATACCTCTTTTGGCGGTGGTGCCGTAATGGGCTACCAATGGGTATTCGGCAGTGGTTTTGCTTTAGATCTGTTCTTTGGCCCAAGTTATAACAACGGCAACTACAAAGCTTCATCAGGCAGTGACGAACCGGAGATCAAAGGTGGTATAGAAGGTTTCGGCCTTCGTACAGGCGTAACCATTGGTTTTGGTTTCTAA
- a CDS encoding efflux RND transporter periplasmic adaptor subunit, with translation MKLKTILIIVGIVIALLAIGVFTGVIGGDKSEKVTTEKAANRKVIETVTASGKIQPETEVKLSSEVSGEVTELLVKEGDVVKKGQLLVKVRPDVLKSGYDRAVASYSSQKASVAGAAQLLKQSEGTFANEEAIYKRNVELFNKKVISLAEFDAAKAAYTTSKTNLARARAELTAAKYNLEQNGANVQEASANLAKATIFAPVDGVISKLSVELGDRILGTAQNAGTEIMRISNLSSMEVNVDVNENDINRVKVGDLASIEVDAFADKKFKGVVTEIASSSKDVGSATSTVDQVTNFNVKVRILADSYNNITSGAKDLPSPFRPGLSATVDIESETVNGLSVPIQSVFTDDKKKGDKDKKEAQGNQENEEKQRNKLTDKKVKQFVYLYNADQTVKQVEVTTGIQNDQFIIVKSGLKAGQEVVTGPYSAIQNKLKDGAKVKKVTKDQLFAEPGKK, from the coding sequence ATGAAACTAAAAACCATATTAATTATAGTGGGCATTGTGATCGCCTTGCTGGCCATTGGTGTGTTTACCGGGGTTATCGGGGGCGATAAAAGTGAAAAGGTAACTACAGAAAAGGCTGCCAACAGAAAGGTAATTGAAACGGTTACGGCCAGTGGAAAAATACAGCCCGAAACGGAAGTGAAGCTGAGCTCAGAAGTATCTGGCGAGGTAACCGAGTTGTTGGTTAAGGAAGGTGATGTGGTAAAAAAAGGGCAGCTGCTGGTTAAGGTTCGTCCTGATGTATTGAAATCAGGGTACGACCGTGCAGTTGCTTCTTACAGTTCCCAGAAGGCAAGTGTAGCGGGGGCTGCACAGCTGCTCAAACAATCTGAAGGTACCTTTGCCAATGAAGAGGCCATCTACAAACGTAATGTTGAGCTGTTCAATAAGAAAGTGATTTCCCTGGCCGAATTTGACGCGGCCAAGGCTGCATATACCACTTCAAAAACAAACCTGGCCCGGGCCAGGGCAGAGCTTACGGCAGCTAAGTATAATTTAGAGCAAAATGGAGCGAATGTTCAGGAAGCCAGTGCCAACCTGGCCAAAGCTACCATATTTGCACCTGTCGACGGGGTAATTTCTAAATTGTCTGTAGAGTTGGGCGACAGGATTCTGGGAACTGCACAAAATGCAGGTACCGAGATCATGCGTATTTCCAATCTTTCCTCTATGGAGGTAAACGTGGATGTGAACGAGAACGACATCAACAGGGTTAAAGTGGGCGATCTGGCCTCTATTGAAGTAGACGCTTTTGCTGATAAAAAATTTAAAGGAGTGGTAACCGAAATTGCCAGTTCTTCTAAAGATGTGGGTTCAGCTACCAGTACGGTAGACCAGGTCACCAACTTTAATGTAAAAGTGCGTATTCTTGCCGATTCCTATAATAACATTACCAGTGGAGCGAAAGACCTGCCTTCACCATTCAGACCGGGGTTATCTGCAACTGTAGATATAGAAAGCGAAACGGTGAATGGCCTGTCGGTTCCGATCCAGTCTGTATTCACAGACGACAAAAAGAAAGGGGATAAAGATAAAAAAGAGGCGCAGGGCAATCAGGAAAATGAAGAAAAACAAAGAAATAAGCTGACAGATAAAAAAGTGAAGCAATTTGTTTACCTGTACAATGCCGATCAGACGGTTAAGCAGGTAGAAGTAACCACAGGTATACAGAACGATCAGTTCATCATCGTGAAATCTGGCCTTAAAGCCGGACAGGAAGTCGTAACGGGACCGTATTCTGCCATTCAGAACAAACTGAAGGATGGGGCGAAAGTAAAGAAAGTTACTAAGGATCAATTGTTTGCTGAGCCAGGTAAGAAGTAG
- a CDS encoding DUF4293 domain-containing protein, giving the protein MIQRVQSIWLLLAALTLVSLFFFPLLFKSVNNTEYLLYIDGQHIGAMILNGVTILLCLICIFQFKNRPMQKRLIMINMVLIIATAVLSVLNASLLPGGISGASLHIGSGMFVLALLFCMLAIRGIRKDEQLLRSADRLR; this is encoded by the coding sequence ATGATACAAAGAGTGCAATCTATATGGCTTTTGTTGGCAGCGTTGACGCTTGTGAGCTTATTCTTTTTCCCGCTGCTATTTAAAAGTGTAAATAATACCGAGTATTTACTTTATATAGACGGACAGCATATAGGCGCGATGATCTTAAACGGCGTTACCATCTTATTATGCCTGATTTGTATTTTTCAATTTAAGAACCGCCCGATGCAAAAACGCCTGATCATGATCAACATGGTCCTGATCATCGCTACGGCTGTATTGTCGGTATTAAATGCATCTTTATTACCGGGTGGAATCAGTGGGGCTTCACTGCATATTGGTTCAGGAATGTTTGTCCTTGCCCTGCTGTTTTGCATGCTTGCGATCCGCGGAATCAGAAAAGATGAGCAATTATTAAGATCCGCCGACAGACTCAGATAA
- a CDS encoding polysaccharide deacetylase family protein, whose protein sequence is MYLVKSPLLLRWYYPSLTWNKNRTQKVIYLTFDDGPIPDVTVFVLKTLKSFNAKATFFCIGDNILKHPEVYEQIKAGGHRIGNHTFNHLKGWKTPDQTYIENFSKCQELTQTELFRPPYGRIKKSQIAGLRSVKPNTQIIMWDVLSGDFDTALAPHKCYENVIKHTRNGSIVVFHDSLKAFERLEYTLPRALKHFSEKGYQFGVL, encoded by the coding sequence ATGTACCTCGTCAAATCTCCGCTTTTATTAAGATGGTATTATCCATCTTTAACCTGGAATAAAAACCGTACTCAAAAAGTTATTTATTTAACCTTTGACGATGGACCTATACCTGATGTTACAGTATTTGTTTTAAAAACTTTAAAAAGCTTTAATGCAAAGGCAACCTTTTTCTGCATAGGTGACAACATCCTTAAACATCCGGAGGTATATGAACAGATAAAAGCAGGGGGGCATCGGATTGGGAACCATACTTTTAACCATTTAAAAGGATGGAAAACTCCAGACCAGACTTACATCGAAAATTTCAGCAAATGCCAGGAGCTTACACAAACCGAATTGTTCCGCCCTCCGTATGGCCGTATCAAAAAATCCCAGATTGCAGGGCTAAGGTCTGTAAAGCCCAATACGCAGATCATCATGTGGGATGTATTAAGCGGCGATTTTGACACTGCACTTGCACCGCATAAATGCTATGAAAATGTGATTAAGCATACCAGAAATGGCTCTATTGTTGTTTTTCACGATAGCTTAAAGGCTTTTGAAAGGCTGGAATACACCCTGCCCCGGGCGTTGAAACATTTCAGCGAAAAAGGATATCAGTTTGGGGTCCTTTAG
- a CDS encoding TolC family protein, whose translation MKTIISYNASLKLSLALTFIFLAGVAQQSIAQEVITVQRAIELTLQNNLQITKSKLSEDLAEENFKQAKLAQYPRLNGSVDQRMSWGRNNTGTSGIYENTQNYSFSPGLGLGVDLFNGFSKINQIRQNKLLLEAGKMNTDKIKNDLTLSVVTSYMEILYNKDRLKAAKEQLEVARKTLKQQQALLDVGNKTLADLAEAKSQVATAELDVTNADNAQTISFITLVQLMDIPSSTRFEVQAPNAANFTKSNSAYDAETIYAEALTYFPDIKLAALQTAAAKKGIDVAKGNLYPSLSFSGSYGSYYNYNYNLPADLQNRSFRDQIENNVSKGVGLSLSIPIFNGLQARSSVKKARINLLQTQADEQLAKNNLNKIIYQAVADLKAAESTNESAIKTFNAQKEAFSVIEQRYNVGLVNSLDYSTSLTKRNKAEIDMIRAKYDLLFKAKVIDYYLGKQIVF comes from the coding sequence ATGAAGACAATCATCTCCTATAATGCCTCATTAAAGCTTTCCCTGGCTTTAACCTTTATTTTTCTTGCGGGAGTTGCACAGCAATCTATAGCACAGGAAGTCATAACTGTACAACGTGCCATCGAATTGACCCTTCAAAATAACCTCCAGATTACTAAATCGAAATTAAGCGAGGATTTAGCAGAAGAGAATTTTAAGCAGGCAAAATTGGCGCAGTATCCTCGCTTGAACGGATCGGTTGACCAGAGAATGTCATGGGGACGGAACAATACCGGTACCTCGGGTATTTATGAAAATACACAGAATTATAGTTTTAGCCCTGGCTTGGGCCTGGGTGTGGATCTGTTCAATGGCTTTTCCAAGATCAACCAGATCCGGCAAAATAAACTCTTGCTCGAAGCGGGTAAAATGAACACGGATAAGATCAAAAATGATCTTACTTTAAGTGTAGTAACTTCTTATATGGAGATATTATACAATAAAGACCGTCTAAAAGCTGCTAAGGAGCAGTTGGAAGTTGCCCGTAAAACATTAAAGCAGCAGCAGGCACTTTTAGATGTCGGGAACAAAACACTTGCAGATCTGGCTGAAGCTAAATCGCAGGTGGCTACGGCAGAATTGGATGTAACCAATGCAGATAACGCACAGACCATTTCCTTTATTACCCTGGTGCAGTTAATGGATATCCCTTCTTCTACCAGGTTTGAGGTTCAGGCACCTAATGCAGCGAATTTTACGAAATCCAATTCGGCCTATGATGCAGAAACCATATATGCAGAGGCGTTGACTTACTTCCCTGATATTAAACTGGCAGCGCTTCAGACTGCAGCTGCAAAAAAGGGTATAGATGTAGCGAAGGGAAACCTGTATCCCAGCCTTTCTTTTAGCGGTAGTTATGGTTCATACTATAACTATAATTATAATCTGCCTGCAGATCTTCAAAATCGATCTTTCAGAGATCAGATCGAGAATAACGTTTCAAAGGGGGTTGGCTTGAGCTTAAGCATACCAATTTTTAATGGCCTCCAAGCCAGATCTAGTGTTAAAAAAGCAAGGATAAACCTTTTGCAAACACAGGCAGATGAGCAATTGGCAAAGAATAATTTAAACAAAATCATCTACCAGGCAGTTGCAGATTTAAAGGCTGCCGAAAGTACCAATGAATCGGCCATAAAAACCTTTAATGCGCAAAAGGAAGCTTTTTCTGTCATCGAGCAGCGTTACAATGTAGGACTGGTGAATTCATTGGATTACAGTACTTCCCTCACCAAAAGGAATAAAGCCGAGATAGACATGATCAGGGCTAAATACGATTTATTGTTCAAAGCAAAGGTGATAGATTATTACCTCGGTAAACAAATTGTTTTTTAA